A genomic region of Rhodothermales bacterium contains the following coding sequences:
- the rpsG gene encoding 30S ribosomal protein S7, with product MRKKRAERRTPIADPVYGDILVTRFVNAVMESGKKSVARNLIYQAFDLIEDRTSEPGVEVFRKAVNNVAPLVEVRSRRVGGATYQVPVEVRPDRRTALAFRWILQYAKARNDKSMANRLAAELMAAAKGEGGAMKKKDDTHRMAEANKAFAHFRF from the coding sequence ATGCGTAAGAAAAGAGCCGAACGCCGGACCCCGATTGCCGACCCGGTCTACGGAGACATCCTGGTCACCCGGTTTGTCAATGCCGTAATGGAAAGCGGCAAGAAGAGCGTGGCCAGGAACCTGATCTACCAGGCCTTCGACCTCATCGAGGATCGCACCAGTGAGCCGGGTGTGGAAGTGTTCCGCAAGGCTGTCAACAATGTTGCGCCTCTCGTGGAAGTCCGCAGCCGCCGTGTCGGTGGTGCCACGTACCAGGTTCCTGTCGAAGTCCGTCCGGATCGCCGCACGGCCCTCGCGTTCCGCTGGATTCTCCAGTATGCCAAGGCCCGGAACGACAAGAGCATGGCCAACCGCCTTGCCGCCGAGCTGATGGCCGCGGCCAAAGGCGAGGGTGGTGCCATGAAGAAGAAGGACGACACGCACCGCATGGCCGAAGCCAACAAGGCTTTTGCCCACTTCCGTTTCTAG